Below is a genomic region from Kribbella qitaiheensis.
CGCCGGCGAGCCATTGGACCCGGATCAGGAGAGCCGGCCGGTCGATGCCTGCCAGGTCGAGTGCACGGGCGACCCGGCCGAGGTCGGTGTCGAGAATGCCGACGAGGATGTGGGCGGCGGTCAGCCGGTTGGCGCCGAGTCTCTTGGCCTTCTCAGCAGCGCGCTTGAGTACGAGCTTGGCCGATTCGCCGAACTTCGGCTGCCTGCCGCGATCAGGCGTTGCCGGGGGCAACTCCGCGACCGCGACGGCGATCCCGGCGACAGCCAACGTGCCCTCCCACTCACGGTCGAGCGCGGCGCGGATCGCCTCCCTGGTCAGGCCGGCCTCGGCCAGCAACTCGGCCACGCGACCTCCAGGCTGGCGGGCCAACCCGAGCAGCACGTGCTCCGCCTCGATGGCGGCCGAACCGTCCAGCGCCGCCTCCTCGCGGGCATCCTGGACCAGGACCGTGCGGACATCCTTCAACTTGGTCGTCATCAACGCCTCCTCAGGGCGACACCCGCGGCGATCAGCCGCGCGGCGTGTTTCTTGTGAACGGCCTGCCGGGTGACTCCCAGCACCTCAGCCACGTCGGACCAGCTCCAGCCGGTCCGCATCGCTTCCTCCACCTGGCTGTCCTCCAGCCGGTCGGCCAGCCGGCGCAGCGCCACCGCGGCCGCCAGGCCGGCGCCGGGATCCGTGGGATCCGTCAGCTTCTCCGTCGTCATACAAGCAACTTAGGTTGACATCTTTGGATTGTCAACCAAAGTTGCTAACCCGCCTCTTGACCGATCGCCCGCACCTGCCTATATTCAACACATCAGTTGATCAACGGAATGGTTGATAAAGATGTCGGTTGATGATGAACAACTCGACCGGGGCTTCACGGCCCTCGGTGATCCGGTCCGCCGGGCCCTGATCGCGCGGCTGTCCCGCAGCGAAGCGACGGTGAACGAACTGGCCGAGCCGTTCGGCATCACCAAGCAGGCGATCTCGCGGCACCTCCAGGTGCTCGAGGCCGCCGGCCTGATCACCCGCAGCCGCGACGGCCAACGCCGGCCGTGCCATCTCAACCCCGCCGCACTCGAGGCGCTGACGAGCTGGATCGACAGCTTCCGGCTGATCTCGGAGCGCCAGTTCCGCCGTATCGACGCCGTCCTCGAAACCGTGAAGGAGCAAGACTCATGAACACCAACCCGACCACCATCACCGCCGCACCCGGTACGCCGTTCGTCGAGGTGACCCGTGACTTCGACGCCACTCCGGCCCAGCTGTTCAAGGTCTCCACCGATCCGGACCTAATCGCCCAGTGGCTCGGCCCGCGCGAACTCGAGGCCGAGGTCGTCGAGTACGACGTCCGTCCCGGCGGCCGCTACCGCTATATCCACCGCGATGCCGACGGCAACGAGTACGCCTTTCGCGGGGTCTTCCACACCGTCGAGCAGGACGCCTTGGTGATCCAGACCTTCGAGTGGGAAGGCGCCCCCGGCGAGGTCTGCCTCGAGCGGGCCACCTACACCAAGACCGACACCGGCGTCCGCCTGCACACCCAGTCCGTCTTTCCCTCCGTCGAGAGCCGGGACGCGGCAGTCCAGAGCGGCATGGAGCACGGCATCCGCGACTCCTACGACCGCCTCACCGAACTCCTCGCCGGCGGTGCGGCATGAGCCGGGTGATCGTCGACATCTCGATGTCGCTGGACGGCTATGTCACCGGGCCCAACGCCGGTCTCGGCAACGGCCTCGGCGACGGCGGGATGCCGCTGCACGAATGGGTCCACCACGGCGCTGCCGAGGACCGCGCCATCCTGGACGCCGCCTTCGAGCGGACCGGCGCGCTCGTCCAGGGCCGGAACCTGTTCGACGTCATCGACGCTCCGGGCGGCTGGTCCGACGAGACGGGCGACGTCACCGGGCCGTCCGGCGAGGCGAATCCGCCGGTGTTCGTGGTCACCCGCTCCGCGCCGGCGCAGACCCGGCTGGGCGACCGTTTCCGCTTCGTCACCGACGGAGTGGCGAACGCAGTCGAGCAAGCGCTCGAAGTTGCCGATGGCAAGGATGTCGTGGTGATGGGCGGCGGCCAGATCTGTCACGAGGTGCTCGCGGCCGGACTGGCCGACGTCCTACTGGTGCACGTGGCAAACGTCGTACTCGGCGCCGGGACCCGCCTGTTCCCGGCCGAACCATCCGAATCCGTCCACCTGGAGCTGACCGAGTCGATCTCGACCCCGGCAGCCCAGCACCTCACCTACCGGGTGGTGAAGAAGTAGCCATGGGCAACGTCATCGCAAGCGCCGCCGTCTCGCTTGACGGTTTCGTCGCCGACACCACGGACGCGGTCGGTCCGCTGTTCGACTGGTACAACAACGGAACAGTGGAGGTCTACGGCACCGACCAGGGCCGCCCGTTCCACGTCAGCCAGGCCAGCGCCGACTACCTGAACTCGACCTGGCCGAACATCGGCGCCTGTGTGATCGGCCGGCACCTGTTCGACATCACGAACGGCTGGCACGGCGTGCCCGCGGTCGGCGACCACGTCTTCGTCGTCACCCACGAGCCTCCGACCGGCTGGCCGTTCCCCGATGCCCCGTTCACGTTCGTCGACGGAATCGAAGAGGCGATCGCCCAGGCCAAGGCCTTCGCCGGTGACCGCGACGTCTCCCTCACCGGCGGCAACCTCGCCGGCCAAGCACTAGCGGCAGACCTGGTCGACGAGATCGCCTACAACCTCATCCCGGTCGTCTTCGGCACCGGCATCCCCTTCTTCGGCACCTACCCCGGCCCGCAACGCCTCCTCGACAACCCCACCATCGTCCAGGGCGACCGCGTCACCCACCTCCACTACCGCGTCAGCCGCGAAGAACAGGATGGTCGGCGATGACCGTGTAGCTGCCGGGGTCGATCTCGGTGAAGCCTGCGTCTTGTACTACGGGGAGGCCGCTGGCGAGGAGGGTCGCCCAGTGCGCGGCGGACGGCGTACGGACTGACAGGACGAAGTCGGATTCGCGCCAGAGCTTGCGGGCCTCGTCGGAGAGGTCGAACCAGGCGAGCTGGGCGGCGTGACCGCATTGGGCCATCGCCTTACCGGCCGACATCTCCAGCTCAGGGTTCAGCCAGAGGACCGGCTCCGTGAGGTCCGGCTCGGACGGCGGCTCGGGGTCCTCCAGCGAAGTACCGGAGACCTGGAGCTTGAGGAGTTCCTTCGGCCAGCCGTCGAGCGGGATCGGCGGATAGACCCGTACTTCGGCGGTCGCACCGGTCACCGTGATCCCGGGCAACTCGGTCGCCTTCCGCCACTCGCCACCGCGCGCACGGCGGACGACCTTCCGGATCCGCGCGTCCTGCCAGGCCTCCATCGCCTCGGCCCACACACCCTCACCGGTCGACCGCTCAGCCGCCAGGATCATCAGCACCGCCCGCGCAGCCGTCTCCAGCGCATCGGTGAACCCCGGCGGCTCGACCTTCTCCAACCGCACCACCATCGGCAACACGTACTGAGGCGCCTCGTCCCGCGCATCCATCACTTCGCTCACCCCTGCAGTGTCCCAGCCGCCCGCGACCGCTCAGCGGACACGTCGTACGACGCACGTCGTGCCGCCCCGAGTGCCCCTGCCGGCGACTGTTAGTTTTGCGGCATGCGGCAGTATCTGGAGCTTCTCGACCACGTCCTGACCAACGGTGTCGAGAAGGGGGACCGGACGGGAACCGGCACGCTGAGCGTGTTCGGGCACCAGGCGCGGTACGACCTGAGCGCCGGGTTCCCCGCGGTGACCACGAAGAAGCTGCATCTGCGGTCCGTGGTCGGCGAGCTGATCTGGTTCCTCAGCGGCTCCACGAACGTGAAGTGGCTGCACGAGAACAACATCAGCATCTGGGACGAGTGGGCCGACGCGAACGGCGAACTCGGGCCGGTCTACGGCTACCAGTGGCGCTCCTGGCCGACTCCGGACGGGCGGCAGATCGACCAGATCGCGGCCGTGATCGAGTCGATCAAGCAGAACCCGAACTCGCGCCGTCACATCGTCAACGCGTGGAACGTGGCCGACGTGGACGGGATGGCGCTGCCGCCGTGCCACACGATGTTCCAGTTCTACGTCGCCGATGGCCGGTTGTCCTGCCAGCTCTACCAACGGTCGGCCGACATCTTTCTCGGCGTACCGTTCAACATCGCGTCGTACGCGCTGCTCACGCACATGGTCGCCCAGCAGACCGGTCTCGAGGTCGGTGACTTCGTGCACACCCTCGGCGACGCGCATCTCTACCTGAACCACCTCGACCAGGCGAAGCTGCAGCTGACCCGCGAGGCGCGGCCGTTGCCAACGCTGGAGCTGGCCAGGCGCGACTCGATCGACTCGTACGAGATCGCCGACGTGCAGCTGGTCGGGTACGACCCGCACCCGGGGATCAAGGCGCCCATCGCGGTATGACCATCATCCTGATCGCCGCGATCGGCGCGAACGGCGTGATCGGCCGCGACAACGACCTGCCCTGGCGGATCCGCGAGGACCTGCAGCACTTCAAGCAGCTCACCCTCGGCCACACGCTGGTGATGGGCCGCAAGACCTACGACTCGATCGGCCGCCCGCTGCCGGGCCGCCGTACGGTCGTCGTCACCCGCCAGCCCGACTGGTCCGCCGACGGCGTGGAGGTCGTCCACACCGTCGAGGAAGCCCTCAAGTCCGACGGCGACATCTATGTGGCCGGCGGCGGCGAGATCTACCGCCAGGCACTCCCGTACGCCGACCGCCTGGAGCTGACCGAGGTCGACCAGTCCCCCGACGGCGACGTCACCTTCCCGGCCTTCGACCGCTCCGAGTGGTCCGAGACCGCCCGTACGCCGAACCCCGGCTTCACCTTCGTCACCTACGACCGCACCTGATCCCGGGCGCACCCTCGCGGTGCCCTGGTCACGGATCGGGGAAGGTTCCACTCAGTCGACCGGGAACCGGTTAGATTGTGTGCGCGTCACGGAGTGTGTGACAGGGGACGCGGGCGCCGGCCCGCGAGTAGGCCACCGGAGGGGAACGACGATGACCGAAGCTGACAACCCGCAAGCCGCCGCCGCACAAGCTGCGCCTGTGCAGGCACCGCTTGCGCCGCCGACAGCTACCGCGCCTGGACTGATACTGACCGCGCCCGAGCCGACACAGCCTGTCGCCGCGACCGCCGCGCCGAGCCTGGCGCCCGCGGTCGACCCGGCCGCGCTGCCGGGGCTGGACTCCAAGGTCGACACGTTCCTGACCTCGCTGATGACGGCCGCGCCGCGCTCACCCGAGTTCGCGCAGAAGGCCGGCGATGTCCGGAGCATGGGCGACGTCGACATCCGGCACGCGGCGGAGAGCTCGAACCGGCTGCTGCAGTCGCCGGTGAAGGCGCTGAGCAGCGGCGGCCTGTCCGAGGGATCGACGGTCGGCAAGACGCTGCTGGACCTTCGCCGTACGGTCGAGAACCTGGACCCCAAGGAAGCGACCGGGGCCAAGAAGCTGCTCGGGATGATCCCGTTCGGGGACAAGATCGAGGACTACTTCCGCAAGTACCAGAGCGCCCAGAGCCACCTCGAAGGGATCCTGCACTCGCTCCGCGACGGCCAGGACGAGCTCGGCAAGGACAACGCCGCGCTGAACATGGAGAAGCAGCAACTCTGGGACGCGATGGGCCGGCTGAACCAGTACGTGTACGTCGCCGAGCGCCTCGACGCCCGGCTGTCCGCGACGATCGCCGAGCTGGAGACGACCGACCCGGACAAGGCCCGCGCGCTCCGCGAGGACGTGCTGTTCTACGT
It encodes:
- a CDS encoding ArsR/SmtB family transcription factor, yielding MSVDDEQLDRGFTALGDPVRRALIARLSRSEATVNELAEPFGITKQAISRHLQVLEAAGLITRSRDGQRRPCHLNPAALEALTSWIDSFRLISERQFRRIDAVLETVKEQDS
- a CDS encoding toxic anion resistance protein — its product is MTEADNPQAAAAQAAPVQAPLAPPTATAPGLILTAPEPTQPVAATAAPSLAPAVDPAALPGLDSKVDTFLTSLMTAAPRSPEFAQKAGDVRSMGDVDIRHAAESSNRLLQSPVKALSSGGLSEGSTVGKTLLDLRRTVENLDPKEATGAKKLLGMIPFGDKIEDYFRKYQSAQSHLEGILHSLRDGQDELGKDNAALNMEKQQLWDAMGRLNQYVYVAERLDARLSATIAELETTDPDKARALREDVLFYVRQKHQDLLVQLAVSIQNYLAIDIVIKNNIELIKGVDRASTTTVSALRTAVIVAQALGNQKLVLDQITALNTTTSGMIERTSQMLRDNSVAIQQQAASATIGLPQLQAAFANIYATMDAIDTFKVQALDNMAASIGTLENEVTKSRSYLERVAKQDQRVVAGTLDLGR
- a CDS encoding dihydrofolate reductase family protein yields the protein MGNVIASAAVSLDGFVADTTDAVGPLFDWYNNGTVEVYGTDQGRPFHVSQASADYLNSTWPNIGACVIGRHLFDITNGWHGVPAVGDHVFVVTHEPPTGWPFPDAPFTFVDGIEEAIAQAKAFAGDRDVSLTGGNLAGQALAADLVDEIAYNLIPVVFGTGIPFFGTYPGPQRLLDNPTIVQGDRVTHLHYRVSREEQDGRR
- a CDS encoding thymidylate synthase, whose amino-acid sequence is MRQYLELLDHVLTNGVEKGDRTGTGTLSVFGHQARYDLSAGFPAVTTKKLHLRSVVGELIWFLSGSTNVKWLHENNISIWDEWADANGELGPVYGYQWRSWPTPDGRQIDQIAAVIESIKQNPNSRRHIVNAWNVADVDGMALPPCHTMFQFYVADGRLSCQLYQRSADIFLGVPFNIASYALLTHMVAQQTGLEVGDFVHTLGDAHLYLNHLDQAKLQLTREARPLPTLELARRDSIDSYEIADVQLVGYDPHPGIKAPIAV
- a CDS encoding dihydrofolate reductase family protein, with translation MSRVIVDISMSLDGYVTGPNAGLGNGLGDGGMPLHEWVHHGAAEDRAILDAAFERTGALVQGRNLFDVIDAPGGWSDETGDVTGPSGEANPPVFVVTRSAPAQTRLGDRFRFVTDGVANAVEQALEVADGKDVVVMGGGQICHEVLAAGLADVLLVHVANVVLGAGTRLFPAEPSESVHLELTESISTPAAQHLTYRVVKK
- a CDS encoding Clp protease N-terminal domain-containing protein, which produces MTTKLKDVRTVLVQDAREEAALDGSAAIEAEHVLLGLARQPGGRVAELLAEAGLTREAIRAALDREWEGTLAVAGIAVAVAELPPATPDRGRQPKFGESAKLVLKRAAEKAKRLGANRLTAAHILVGILDTDLGRVARALDLAGIDRPALLIRVQWLAGEEVR
- a CDS encoding aminoacyl-tRNA hydrolase, with translation MSEVMDARDEAPQYVLPMVVRLEKVEPPGFTDALETAARAVLMILAAERSTGEGVWAEAMEAWQDARIRKVVRRARGGEWRKATELPGITVTGATAEVRVYPPIPLDGWPKELLKLQVSGTSLEDPEPPSEPDLTEPVLWLNPELEMSAGKAMAQCGHAAQLAWFDLSDEARKLWRESDFVLSVRTPSAAHWATLLASGLPVVQDAGFTEIDPGSYTVIADHPVLRG
- a CDS encoding SRPBCC family protein, with protein sequence MNTNPTTITAAPGTPFVEVTRDFDATPAQLFKVSTDPDLIAQWLGPRELEAEVVEYDVRPGGRYRYIHRDADGNEYAFRGVFHTVEQDALVIQTFEWEGAPGEVCLERATYTKTDTGVRLHTQSVFPSVESRDAAVQSGMEHGIRDSYDRLTELLAGGAA
- a CDS encoding dihydrofolate reductase produces the protein MTIILIAAIGANGVIGRDNDLPWRIREDLQHFKQLTLGHTLVMGRKTYDSIGRPLPGRRTVVVTRQPDWSADGVEVVHTVEEALKSDGDIYVAGGGEIYRQALPYADRLELTEVDQSPDGDVTFPAFDRSEWSETARTPNPGFTFVTYDRT